The genomic interval GCACCACCATGACGACGCGCTCCGCGCCCGCGACCTTCGCCGGAACCGCATTCATCAGAACCGAACTCGGATAGCTCGCCGTGCCGCCCGGCACGTAGAGCCCGACCGCCTCGACCGCCGTCCAGCGATGGCCGAGCCCGACACCGATATCGTCCTCGTAGAAATCGTCCTTCGGCAGTTGCCTTGCGTGGTGGCTGCGGATGCGCTTTTCGGAAAGAGTCAGCGCTTCGATCACCTTGGGGTCGACCGCCGCATGGGCGGCTTCGATCTCGTCCGCGCCGACCCGCATCGGGGTGACGGCCAAGTCGATGCTGTCGAAACGGGCCGAGTAATCGGCAAGGGCGGCATCCCCTTCGGCGCGCACGCGGGCGAGGATCGTCTCGACGACGTCGGAAACATCCTTCGAGACCTCGCGCTTCATCGAAAGCAGGTCCTTGAAGGCGCTCTCGAAACCGTCATCCGCCGCGTTTAGCCAGATCGCCATATTTGCCTCGGTCACTCAATTGAAGAAAGGGTCAGCGGAAGGGTTCAGCGCGGGTGGTGCGGTCTGGCGCGGGCTTCCCAGCTACCGGAAAGATCGCTCATCAGCGCCTCGATGCACTCGACATCCGCCACGATCTCGCCGCCGCCCGACAGCGTCAGCACGATCGAGCCTTCCGGCCCATCGCCGGTCTTCTCGAACTGGATCGACAGCAGATTGTTGACCGCGTCGCGGGCATCGCGTTCCAGCCCGATGCTGCGCACCGCCTTCACCCGCTTGAACACCAGCGCCGCGCGCCGCCGCTCGGGCTTTTTGAAGAAGCCGCGCTTCTTTTCCCAGACGAAACGGTTGGTGAGAAGCTGAAGCTGCCCGGCCACCTTGGAGAACGACACATCCGGCGAGAGAAAGACGGCATCCTGCATATGCGCCGAAATCACGGCGAGGTCTTCCTCGTCGAGCGCCATAAGCTTCAGGGGATCGGTCGTCATTGCATAAATTCCCGGCGATTGGTGTTTACACCGAGATAGAGCCAAGGGAGGGATTTCGCAACCGCTCGACCCCGTCCCCGGCCAGTTTATCGGCGTCAGTCGGAAATCCGCTCGATTTCGGCGCCGCAATTGGTGAGTTTTTCTTCCAGACGCTCGAAACCGCGGTCGAGATGGTAGACGCGCGAGACATTGGTTTCGCCCTTTGCGGCAAGCCCGGCGATTACCAAAGACACGGATGCGCGCAGATCGGTCGCCATCACCGGCGCGCCGTGGAGCTCCTTGACGCCGCGAATGGTCGCCGTCTGGCCGGACAGTGCGATATCGGCGCCGAGGCGTGCCAGTTCCTGCACATGCATGAACCGGTTTTCGAAAATGGTCTCGACGATCCGCGCCGTGCCCTTGGCGCGGGTCATCAGCGCCATGAACTGCGCCTGGAGGTCGGTCGGAAAACCGGGGTAGGGCTCGGTGGTGACGTCCACCGGGCAGATATCATCGCCGTGGCCGACGATATGGATGCCGGTTTCGGTGGTGGTGATCTCCGCGCCGGCGGCGCTCAGCGCGGCGAGTGCCGCCGAAAGCAGCTTGGCATCGGTATTTTCAAGCGTGACTTCGCCGCCGGTCATGGCGACCGCCATGGCATAGGTGCCGGTCTCGATCCGGTCCGGCAGCACGGTATGGCGCGCGCCGGAAAGCGAGGTGACGCCCTCGATGGTGATCGTGGTCGTGCCCGCGCCCTCGATCTTCGCGCCCATGGCCTTCAGGCAGTTGGCGAGGTCGATGATTTCAGGTTCGCGCGCGGCGTTTTCCAGAACGGTGGTGCCATTGGCGAGCGTCGCAGCCATCATCAGCGTGTGGGTGGCGCCGACCGAGACCTTGGGGAACACATAGCGCCCGCCGGCAAGCCCGCCCTTGGGCGCCTTCGCCTCGACATAGCCGCTGTCGATCTCGATCTCCGCGCCCATCGCCTTGAGGCCCTCGATGAACAGGTCGACAGGGCGGGTGCCGATCGCGCAGCCGCCGGGCAGCGAGACCCGGGCAATGCCCTCGCGCGCCAGAAGCGGGCCGATGACCCAGAACGAGGCGCGCATCTTGCGCACCAGTTCATAGGACGCGGTGGTGTCGGTAATCGTCGGGCAGGAGAAATGAATGGTGCGGGCATAGCCGTCGCCCTGGCGCTCGCGCCGGCCCTTGACCGAGATATCGACGCCATGGCTGCCGAGAATGCGCATCAGCGATTCGACATCGGCCAGATGCGGCACGTTCTCCAGCGTCAGCGTGTCGCTGGTGAGCAGCGAGGCGATCATCAGAGGCAGGGCGGCGTTCTTCGCGCCGGAGATGGGGATGACGCCCTTGAGCGGGTTGCCGCCGACTACTCTGATTCTATCCATATGATGTCAATCCGGGGCAGGCCCGGCCTCTCCTTGAAGCTATGGGGCGTCGCATTAGACGAAACGGCCCGTATGATCAATCGCATTGGTTGACAAGTCGTTGCCGAAACCGGCGGATTTGCGCGAGATTGAATGAGTTGCGCGGGATAGGCCCAAGGGACCGGCCAAAAATGGCAGGGGCGTGGCGGACATGGCGGAAAGCGCCGGGTCAATTCGCCAGGGTTAATCCTCTGTGTTCTTCCGGCTACTGGAGGCCGGCAGGCCGTCGGTCTCGTCGGCCGCGCCCTTGCGGCGCGCGCGCGACTGCTGCTTGCGCCGCATCAGGTTTTCCCTGAGCTTCTGCGCCGCGCGGGCCTTGCGTTCTTCTGCGGCGCGCTCGGATGCTTTCTTGCTCGGCTTGTCGTCCATGGCTGTTATCGTTTCGGCAAAACGGTTGGGATCGGAAAGAATTATCCTGAAGCGTCTTGCACTCGAAGTCGAGCTATGGCAATAGGCCGCTTGCCTGCACCGGACCGGTGCCGGAAACCTTCCGCAAGTCGGAAATACGGGCTGCCGTAGCTCAGGGGTAGAGCACTCCCTTGGTAAGGGAGAGGTCGAGAGTTCAAATCTCTCCGGCAGCACCAGTCATAACTCACGTATCATTCCAAGAGTTTCGATCCGGCTGCGCTGGCTTCTGCCTGGTTGCGCGGCAGTTTTCTGCTTCCATTCCGGAGCCCTGCGTTTTTTGCATAGGCGCAATGCTCAAACGTCTCTGTTCGCGTTCGGATCAATCGATTATATCCCGGGTCAAGACGAATTGATGAGCGTCAATCAGACGCTGCCGAACGAAGGAGAATGACAATGGGTGTTACGCGCACTTTCAACAACTGGATGAAGTACCGCCAGACTGTTGCCGAGCTTGACCGCATGTCGACCCGCGAGCTCTCCGATCTCGGCATCAACCGTCAGGATATCCGTCGGGTTGCCCGCAAGGCTTCCTTCTGACACGACAAAATTCGGAATTCGTGGGGCATCCTCCTCCTCCTCCCAAATGCCCCTCGATAGGTCGGTGATCCTCCTCCTCCTCCCAAATCACCGGCCAACCAAAATGACGCTCACCGGATCCTCCTCCCCCGGTGAGCGTTATTTTTTTGTCTTGATGGCAGCGTCATGACCGATCCGCATCCCTCTTCCGTACCGGAAATATCAAGCCTTGCGTTCAGTGCATAGGACTGTTGCTTTTGCCTATCTGCCAGGCAGCCGTTGAAACGCCTATATCGGGATTGTCGAAAGACAGGGATGCGCCGCAAGGAATGCGACGCCAGAAACCTTCAAACGAAGGGAGATAGACATGAGCATGGCACGTAGCTTCAACAGCTGGATGAAATACCGTCAGACCGTCAGCGAACTCAATCGCATGAACAGCCGCGAGCTGGCCGATCTCGGTATCAACCGCGAAGACATTCGTAACATTGCCCGCAAAGCGGTCAAGTAAGCGATAGCGGTTCAGCCGCCCAAAGCCGGCGGCACATTTTTCCCCTGCGCCCTCTGCCCATCCTCCCGGGCAGGGGGCGTTCTTTTTGGGCCTAACGAATGCGCTTTCTTCGCGCGCGCGGACCAGCAGGCGCCGGCGTTTCCACCGCGCTCATCGCGTCAACCGTACCGAAATTTAAAAAATTAGCGTCTTGCCCAGCGCGGCAATGTCGCGTAACAAAGCGGCTATCGAATTTGTTTGTTAAGTTACGTCTGCGCGAAAGCGCCCAGAACGATCTTCTATCAAAGTCGAGCAAATGCATGATGTAGATCATGTGATCTTTGAACGCACGATTTGAAAGGAAATCGTTATGAGCGTCGGAACCGTAAAATTCTTCAATTCCACCAAGGGCTATGGCTTCATCGAGCCGGAAGATGGCAGCAAGGACGTATTCGTTCACATCTCCGCCGTTGAGCGCTCCGGCATGACCACGCTTTCGGAAGGCCAGAAGGTCAATTTCGAAGTCGTCGCCGACCGCCGCACCGGCAAGAGCGCCGCTGAAAACCTCAGCGCCGCCTGATTGGCGAAAGCCATCGGCTGAAATTGAAAACCCTCCGAGGCGATCGCTTCGGAGGGTTTTTGGTTTACTGACAAACCTATCCTTTTTTACGGGCGTCATCCTCGGCCCTGTGCCGAGGATCTAACCACCTTTCCGCACGAGCGGCGTTGGCGTTTGGTCGTGGCGTGTAGTGAAATAGAGTTTTCGTCCGAGACGCTTGTCGTGTTGATACGTGCTTAGATGCTCGGGACAGGCCCGAGCATGACGGATGAGAGTGGGACGAATCCCGTCGGCCCTCCGAGGCGCCGCTTCGGAGGGGTTGTCAGGGATCGATATGCTACTTGTCCGTGCCCAGTTCGGTTGCAGTCTCGTAGCCTTCCATCTCGATTGTCTTGATATCGGCGGCATCGAGGTCCTGCGCCTTCAGGTCGACAAAGCGGATGCTGCTGTTGTCGTAGGTGCGGAAATAGAAGCGCTGCTTCTCCAAGTCGTTGGCCGTCGTCCACTGCGTGTAATCCTGATGCACCTGGCCATCGGCGTCGGTTTCGCGGATCGCGCCCTTCGGAATATCGAAATTGTTCAGGATGTGGAACGCCTCAAAGACATCGTCCTCACTGGTCGCGCCCTGGTCCACGCCGGTCTGGAACAGCGCCGCGCGCACGAAACGCGAGGGTGAGGTGAAGTCGCCCGGCACGCCCAGCATGCCCGTGCCTTCTCCGAAGCCGGTGATCTTGACGTTGCCGAATTGCTTGGGTGGAACGTTGTCATAGCTCAGATTGACGTAGTTCTTCAGATTGGTCATGTGCCAGTCGAAGGGCGGGTTGTTGGTGATCACGCCGACTTCGTTGTCATGGATGTTCAACTCGCCGTCGACATATTCGACGACGATGGTGTTGCCGGCGGCGTCGGTGATGACATAGTGCAGCGGCAAAACGATACCGAAATGCGCGAAGGTGACCGGTGCCACGGTGATATCGGAAAGCGCGGCCTTGGCCTCCTCGACCGTCGCGAAATTATCGAGAATGTAGGAGCCGAGCTGCCAGGGGGCCAGCGTGCTGTTCTGCGCATCGGCGGTATAGGGCTGGTAGCCGGCCGACTGGCTGAAATAGAAGATGCCGATCGAAAGGCCCTTTTCGTTGAGGCCGTCGACGATGACCGGCATGTCGACGCCGTTGGTGCCCACACTTGCGTATTTCGAGGTCCAGGTCAGGCCGGGCTTGCCGTCCGGGGTTTCGCCGACGCGTTCGAAATTGCGCGGCGAGACGATCACGTTGGACTGAAGGTCGACGCCGAATTCCATCGTGCGCGCACGCACGACCGAGCCGTCCTTGGCCATCAGCGTGATGCCGGTGCAGGCGTCCGCCGTCGAGGCAAGCAGCATTGTGGATGCCAGCGCGCCCGCCGTAAATCGGATGCACTTGGAAATTTTCGTTCTGAACATGGTCTTCTCCGGTGTTTCGGTGTCGGCCCTGTGTGTCGCCGGTCTCGGTCTCACAGGCGTTCTGGCGCGCAATAGCCGATGAAGACCGGGCTAGCAGATAGCGGTTTGCGCGTCTGCACACGTTAACGGAGAGCAGCGGGCCGCTGGCGCAATTCTCAGGGAATTATGCAATATAAACAATCGCCTGAGGGCTGGATGCCGGCGCGGCTGGTCGCTGGAGACACCAAAAAAAGTCCGACGCCTTTGAACGCGCGCATGGCTGCAGCCACGCGCGCGCTGATCCTTGGCATTATCGCACCAGCAGAACCGGGATCTTGCAGGCGCGCAGAACGGCCGTCGTGGTGGAGCCGATCACCAGCGTGCGGATGCGCGAATGGCCGTAGGCACCCATCACCAGAAGATCGGTCTTTTCCTCCGCGGTAACCTCCTCGATCACCGTTTCGGCGTGGCCGGGGCGGATGACGAGCCGGGCGGCGACATTGGCGGCCGCGAGCCGCTTGACGGCATCCGCCGCCTTTTGCGCCAGCTGGTCGCTCTCCTTGCAGACGGCAAGCAGCGTCACGTCGGTCTTTTCCAGGATCGGGCTTGAGGTTACCCGCTCCACCGCCTTTTCGGCGCTCGCGCCGCCATCATAGGCGATCAGCACCTTGTGGATCGGTTTGAACGCGCGGGCGGCAACGAAGACCGGGCGCTTGGCGGTGCGCACCGCCCGCTCCAGGTTGGAGCCGAGATGACCGGAGGCGAAATCCGCGCCTTCGCCACGCTTGCCGATCACGATCAGCCGCGAATCCGAGCCGACGTCCTCGATTGCCTCGACGAAATCGCCATTGCGCATCTTGGTGGTGACGGCGGTGACGCCTTCCACCGAAAGCCGCTCGACGGCGGCTTCCAGCAGCAGCCGGCCGCGCTGTTGCGCAAGCTTGGCATTCTGCGCATCCGCCTCGGCAAGCTCCTCCAGCAGCGCCGACCGCGCGCCAAGGCCGATGGAGCCGGAGAGGTTGGTATGCGCCTGGCCACTGCGCTCCAGTACATGCACCAGCTCGACGGAGATGCCCAGTTGCCCGGCTATCCATGCGGCATGGTCGCACACGCTTTCGGCATAATTCGAGGCATCGATGAAAGCTGTCAGCTTTTCCATTTCCATATCCTCCTCTAGTGGCCCTGTTGCTTCATGTATTCTTCGAGCGCGTCCGGCTTGTCGTGGACGGCGAGACGGTCGACGATCGTGGCGCTCGCCTCGTTGAGGCCGATAACCTCCACATCCGCGCCCTCGCGGCGGAATTTCATCACAACCATGTCCAGCGCCGCAACACTGGAAATATCCCAGATATGGGCGCGGGTGAGGTCGATCACCACTTTTTCAAGCACTTCGCGGAAGTCGAAGGCGGCGTTGAAATCCTCCACCGAGGCGAAGAACAACTGTCCCTCCACATGGTAGGTCCGGGTCTTGCCGTCCTCGGAAAGCGCCGAACGCACGCCGAAGAACTGCGCGATCTTCCAGGCGAAGAAAATGCCGGAGAGCAGCACGCCGACGAGCACGCCGATGGCAAGGTTGTGGGTGGCGACCACCACCGCGACCACCGCGATCATGACGACCGAGGAGGAACGCGGGTGATCCTTGAGGTTCCTGATCGAGGACCATGAGAAGGTGCCGATCGAGACCATGATCATCACGGCCACCAGCGCCGGCATCGGGATCTGGCGCACCCACTGGTCGAGCACGACCACCAGGATCAGCAGCACCACGCCGGCGATGAAGGTCGAAAGCCGGCCGCGGCCGCCGGATTTGATGTTGATCATCGACTGGCCGATCATTGCGCAGCCGGCCATGCCGCCGATGAAGCCGGTGCAGAAATTGGCGATGCCCTGGCCGGCGCATTCCTGGTTGCGGTTGGAACGCGTGTCGGTCAGGTCGTCGATCAGCTGCGCGGTCATCAGGCTTTCCAAGAGGCCGACGACGGCGACGGCGAGCGAATAGGGCAGGATGATCAGCAGCGTTTCAAGCGTGAACGGCACCATCGGCAGGTGGAAGAACGGGAAGCTTTCCGGCAGTTCGCCCATATCGCCGACATTGCGGACATCGAGGCCGAGGGCGACGGCGACGATGGTGATCGTGACGATCGCCACCAGCGGCGAGGGCACGGCCTTGGTGAAGCGCGGCAGGATGTAGATGATCGCGAGCGCACCTGCCACCAGAACATAAGTCATCGGCGTGACGTCGATCAGCTCCGGCAATTGCGCCATGAAGATCAGGATCGCCAGCGCATTGACGAAGCCGGTCATCACCGAGCGCGAGACGAAGCGCATCAGCGCGCCGAGTTTCAGCACCCCGAAGATCACCTGAATGACGCCGGCAAGCACGGTGGCGGCCAGCAGATATTCCAGCCCGTGGCCGGCGACCAGCGGCGTCATCAAGACGGCGGTGGCTGCCGTTGCCGCCGAGATCATGCCCGGACGGCCGCCGACAAAGGCGATGATCACCGCGATCGAGAACGAGGCGAACAGGCCGACCTTGGGGTCGACGCCGGCGATGATGGAAAAGGCGATGGCTTCCGGAATGAGCGCCATCGCCACGACGAGGCCGGAGAGAATATCGGCACGCGGCGTGCCGAACCACTCGCGGCGGTACGTGGAGAGCGAAAATGACATGTATGGTCCCTGAAATACTGTTTGCGGCGGGCAGCGCCCGGCTTTGGGAGGAAACAGGTTTCAACGGTTGTCCGGCGGATCGGCGGCCGGAAGAGCCACCCGGATTTTCACCGGGTCCGGGGTTCAATGCGGCTTTCAATAGCGGGGAGCCGGGCCGGGGGCAAGGTTCGGGCGCGCAA from Martelella mediterranea DSM 17316 carries:
- a CDS encoding linear amide C-N hydrolase, with protein sequence MFRTKISKCIRFTAGALASTMLLASTADACTGITLMAKDGSVVRARTMEFGVDLQSNVIVSPRNFERVGETPDGKPGLTWTSKYASVGTNGVDMPVIVDGLNEKGLSIGIFYFSQSAGYQPYTADAQNSTLAPWQLGSYILDNFATVEEAKAALSDITVAPVTFAHFGIVLPLHYVITDAAGNTIVVEYVDGELNIHDNEVGVITNNPPFDWHMTNLKNYVNLSYDNVPPKQFGNVKITGFGEGTGMLGVPGDFTSPSRFVRAALFQTGVDQGATSEDDVFEAFHILNNFDIPKGAIRETDADGQVHQDYTQWTTANDLEKQRFYFRTYDNSSIRFVDLKAQDLDAADIKTIEMEGYETATELGTDK
- a CDS encoding SulP family inorganic anion transporter, with the protein product MSFSLSTYRREWFGTPRADILSGLVVAMALIPEAIAFSIIAGVDPKVGLFASFSIAVIIAFVGGRPGMISAATAATAVLMTPLVAGHGLEYLLAATVLAGVIQVIFGVLKLGALMRFVSRSVMTGFVNALAILIFMAQLPELIDVTPMTYVLVAGALAIIYILPRFTKAVPSPLVAIVTITIVAVALGLDVRNVGDMGELPESFPFFHLPMVPFTLETLLIILPYSLAVAVVGLLESLMTAQLIDDLTDTRSNRNQECAGQGIANFCTGFIGGMAGCAMIGQSMINIKSGGRGRLSTFIAGVVLLILVVVLDQWVRQIPMPALVAVMIMVSIGTFSWSSIRNLKDHPRSSSVVMIAVVAVVVATHNLAIGVLVGVLLSGIFFAWKIAQFFGVRSALSEDGKTRTYHVEGQLFFASVEDFNAAFDFREVLEKVVIDLTRAHIWDISSVAALDMVVMKFRREGADVEVIGLNEASATIVDRLAVHDKPDALEEYMKQQGH
- the murA gene encoding UDP-N-acetylglucosamine 1-carboxyvinyltransferase, whose amino-acid sequence is MDRIRVVGGNPLKGVIPISGAKNAALPLMIASLLTSDTLTLENVPHLADVESLMRILGSHGVDISVKGRRERQGDGYARTIHFSCPTITDTTASYELVRKMRASFWVIGPLLAREGIARVSLPGGCAIGTRPVDLFIEGLKAMGAEIEIDSGYVEAKAPKGGLAGGRYVFPKVSVGATHTLMMAATLANGTTVLENAAREPEIIDLANCLKAMGAKIEGAGTTTITIEGVTSLSGARHTVLPDRIETGTYAMAVAMTGGEVTLENTDAKLLSAALAALSAAGAEITTTETGIHIVGHGDDICPVDVTTEPYPGFPTDLQAQFMALMTRAKGTARIVETIFENRFMHVQELARLGADIALSGQTATIRGVKELHGAPVMATDLRASVSLVIAGLAAKGETNVSRVYHLDRGFERLEEKLTNCGAEIERISD
- a CDS encoding universal stress protein; the encoded protein is MEKLTAFIDASNYAESVCDHAAWIAGQLGISVELVHVLERSGQAHTNLSGSIGLGARSALLEELAEADAQNAKLAQQRGRLLLEAAVERLSVEGVTAVTTKMRNGDFVEAIEDVGSDSRLIVIGKRGEGADFASGHLGSNLERAVRTAKRPVFVAARAFKPIHKVLIAYDGGASAEKAVERVTSSPILEKTDVTLLAVCKESDQLAQKAADAVKRLAAANVAARLVIRPGHAETVIEEVTAEEKTDLLVMGAYGHSRIRTLVIGSTTTAVLRACKIPVLLVR
- a CDS encoding DUF1127 domain-containing protein; the protein is MGVTRTFNNWMKYRQTVAELDRMSTRELSDLGINRQDIRRVARKASF
- a CDS encoding DUF1127 domain-containing protein, which translates into the protein MSMARSFNSWMKYRQTVSELNRMNSRELADLGINREDIRNIARKAVK
- a CDS encoding DUF2948 family protein, translating into MTTDPLKLMALDEEDLAVISAHMQDAVFLSPDVSFSKVAGQLQLLTNRFVWEKKRGFFKKPERRRAALVFKRVKAVRSIGLERDARDAVNNLLSIQFEKTGDGPEGSIVLTLSGGGEIVADVECIEALMSDLSGSWEARARPHHPR
- a CDS encoding cold-shock protein, which gives rise to MSVGTVKFFNSTKGYGFIEPEDGSKDVFVHISAVERSGMTTLSEGQKVNFEVVADRRTGKSAAENLSAA